GCCGCTGCAGCTCCTGTACTTCTGCTGCTCACCCTGTTATTCTGTGAGCACATGACCCTCAGAGACACCGCAGAGACACCAGGCTCACGCTGTAGTGCATTCCCATGCGCACCACCAAACCTGCACTCTTTGGTCTGATTTTAACCGTGGGCAGTTGCATAAGGTTATAGCTGGAAAGTAGCCTTAAGCTGCAACATAACAACCTCACAGAACTGAAAGATGGtgggaatgttctggaacagGCCAGTGTGGAGAGATGCAGGGTGGACTCGTACACTGAGCAGAGCGGAGAGCTTGCGTAGgccggcgggggggtggggggggggctgtgtgtgcgtgtgtgcgtgcgtgtgtgcgtgtgtgtgtagcagagagATGGCAAACAGGACTGCAGAGGGATTAAGAGGAGGATAAGGTGTCAGAAAGTTCCTGGAGGTGTCCTGCACCAGCTGTTGCACTTcctggtggagagggggggctaGGCGCGCCCCCCCACACCATGATGCGGGGGCTCTCTGCAGAAGCCCATCACACACCAGACCAGCGTAGAATGCCCCTGAAGGTAAGCGCTTTCACTGTTATTCCAGACACTGCCGGAAAATGACAAGtctgctgctttattttatagGTGCTTGtgtcaaatatttgtttaaatcttAATTAATTGTCAATGGAAGCTAAAATAATAGTGTTATTAAATCATCAGTTCATAGAGTTGATAAAGTGtggtattttttaattaaaatgtgaaatggctGTAGCACTGTGTTTCTGAATTACCCGTGGTGTTTTAAAATTAGATTGGTTAACTCTGAAGGATTTCTTTTCATGGCCTACGGTGAATACCAGGGCCTACTGGTGCTAATTCTCTCCTCTGAATGCATCagaaagataaaaaatgaaaggaagcaGATCATACGCTGATGAGATTGAGTCAGTATACGCAGGGCAGGGTCAGCCTTCAGAGCTCGCTGAACACATCTGACCTCCGCACCTGCGCTGCGAGCGCCAGAACTACCACTAGAAATAATTTACCGATATTTCAATTACATCCCAACCCCAGCAGGCTGCGTCGGAAAATGGTTTTAAGATCCGCAGGTTTAATTTCTCTGGCTGTTGTTCAGTATGAACACCTTCAGCCCCCCGGGAGCACAAGGCAGGTTTCCACGGGAACCCTCCTGAAATAAACATGTGACTCACTGGAGAACTGTGACCTCGCTTTGCATGTGAGCACATAtgaatgtgcatttatgtgtatatCTGTTTATATACATGCTTATGCACACactaattattatttgtttgcctGTGCACATGGACAtgcatttctgcatgtgtgtgtgtgtgtgtgtgtatgaccgtgcacgtgtgtgtgtgtgtgtgtgtgtatgaccatgtgtgtgtgtgtgtgtgcgtgtgtgaatgtctgtgtgtgtgtgtgtgtgtgtgtaaatgtctgtgtgtgtgtgtgtgtgtgaccatatgtgtgtatgtgtgtgtgtgtgtgaatgtccaTGGGCTTGCAGGTGATGAAGAGCTCCTCTGAGCTGCTCCTCCTGTGCGTGCTGACCTCCCTCAGCCCGCTGCTCCCTGCCTGGGCCTTCTCCCAGGGAGCTAAGCCCTCCTCCTGCGTCTCCATGGGCGTCACTCCGGGCCCACCCCAGGACCCGGCACGCCGTCGCCCTGACACCCCCGCGCCTCCGCCGGACCGCTGCAGTGCCTCCGATCTGACCATCAACCGACCCACCCCTGCACTGCTGCTGGGAATGCAGTCACCACATGCAACcaaatctaaccctaaccctaaccctgacccctgCACTGCTGCTGGGAAACGCAGTCCACCACAGAGAAACTcaaatctaaccctaaccctaaccctgacccctgCACTGCTGCTGGGAATCGTAGTCCACCACAGAGAAACTCGAATCTGACCCTGACCCCTGCACTGCTGCTGGGAAACGCAGTCCACCACAGAGAAACTCAGATCTGACCCTGACCCCTGCACTGCTGCTGGGAAATGCAGTCCACCACAGAGAAACTcaaatctaaccctaaccctaaccctgacccctgCACTGCTGCTGGGAATCGTAGTCCACCACAGAGAAACTCATATCTGAGCCTAACCTCTGTACGCTGCTGCACGCATGCAGAGGAAAGTGCGGTCCACAAGATGCACCTCAGCAAACCAACCACAAGCCTCACATGCGGAGGAATGCGTAGTCCAGCTTCTGCCTCCCTGTGGTGCTTGTCCAGCATAGCAGCATGCTTCCTGTCTCCGCAGAAGGCGTATGCGGTAACGTCTGCTTCCTGTCTCCGCAGTGGCGGTGAGGAGCAGCAGAGACTTCATGGGCTTCCTGCTGCAGGCGCGGTCTGTGCGCGATGACCGCGTGGTCGGCTCCTTCGTCCTGGTCCCGCCCGGCTCTCGCACGCTCGGCTGCGTGGACGCCGGGGACACCGTCACGCACTCCGACAAACTGCTCAAGAGGAACCTGTCCTTCGTCTGGAGGGCCCCGGACACGCCCCTGGGAGACGTGCGCTTCCTGTAAGAGCCCCAgcgctgagacacacacactacacgctacGCACAgcgctgagacacacacactacacgctacGCACAgcgctgagacacacacactacacgctacGCACAgcgctgagacacacacactacacgctacGCACAgcgctgagacacacacactacacgctacGCACAgcgctgagacacacacactacacgctacGCACAgcgctgagacacacacactacacgctacGCACAgcgctgagacacacacactacacgctacGCACAgcgctgagacacacacactacatgctACGCATAgcgctgagacacacacactacacgctacGCACAgcgctgagacacacacactacacgctacGCACAgcgctgagacacacacactacgctcAGCAGCGCTGTTCTGTTAGCACAGAtgtgctgcactgagcacactCTGTTCTGTTAGCACAGGCCTGTGTCTCAGTGCTTATCACTACCTTCACCTCAACCTCTGTGCATTTTAACTGGAGGATCAGTAAAGAGGTTGAGCTTGTAAATTTACTGCTAGCATGGCCATTCCCCTTTTCCTATTTCCCAAATGTGTCTGTAAATCAAAGGGATAGTAATCTTTATGGGATGCAGAGGAGCGGGATGAATATGTTATTAAAGATGCAGGTATCGGACGTGCGTTTTGTGCTAAAGTGATTGATGCAGTCTGGGtgctgcgctgtgattggccagggcAGAAACTCACAGGAGGAAAAGCATTGTGACCCAACGACTCTCTGCAATGACACATTTTAGACTGAGTGgacttttatatttatacttaCAAAACCACAGCCATCTTGTGAGACCTTTAGAAATGTCCTTGCAGCACATGCAGAGCCTTGGCTGTGACATAAAAGCTCAAATGTATCAGACGTATGACCAGCAGTATAATAACACGACGGGCTAAGCAAGTCTGGGATGTGTAAACAGTCAGACTCAGAGTTTCCCTGCAGACAGCAGGTGGGGTGTTATTTATGAGAGAACTCAAAGATCACTCACAGGTTTACTCAGTGCAAGGGTGACTGGGGGACTGGGGGTGACTGGGGGCTTTTGATGCAGGCATGGGCATCAGTGCTACTTTTGTCCAGAGATGTGGCTGTGGTGGGGGGCGTGGCAATCTAAacacccaaccctaaccctaaccatttCCACCCCggtctctgccccctctcccctccagcATTACGGTGGTGCAGTCATACTTTGTGTACTGGGCGCGGATTGAGTCCGATgtggtgcatgatgggacagAGAACTCGATCGGAGACGAGGTGGGAGGAGTCAGAGCCCTGCCTGgactgtgggcggagccagcgaACCAGACAGGCGCAGGTACGGGGGAGATGGGGGAACGGGGATCCCTCTCCAAACCGGGATCCCGGGACACCAGGGTAACACAGACGGGGCAGCTGCAGACCCAGCCCCCTGCACTGGAccggtgtgggaggggggggcaataAGCATGCTCTGATAGGGCAGctggaccggggggggggggggggggggagagagggagggcggcaGTAAGCATGCTCTGATAGGGCAgctggacgggggggggcagtaagCATGCTCTGATAGGGCAGCTGGAccggggggtgagggagggcaGCTGGAGGGGCAGTAAGCATGCGATAGAGTGGACGGGAGGACTGTAGGGACTGGGGGGGGCAGTAAGCATGCTCTGATAGGGCAGCTGGACCGGGGGGCAGTAAGCATGCGCAGATAGGGCAGCTGGACCGGGGGGCAGTAAGCATGCGCTGATAGGGCAGCTGCAGGGCAGCTCATTAGGAGAGCTGGGCGCTCCCGCTCTCTGACGGATTTAAGCCGCACGGCGGGGTGAGCCGAGGGGACGTGAGGACGGGACTGCCTTTCAGATGAAGACAAGATTccaataaaaaggaaaaaagcgcCCACTCAATTAAAGGAGACAGCTGCGACCCGCCCCTTACgccacctgtcactcacaccgCAGACAGGCTGTCCTTCAGTCGGCCCAACatgtttatatttcattattcCACACGCAAGGATGATGCCATTATGATAAATCACACGCCATTACATCACACACTGACTGCGCTGACCCATTAGAGTTTGTTTGATGAGTGATggccttctctctctgccagaTGTGCTCATTGCTAAGGAGCAATATTATAAAGATCCTGTGTGAAAATGCTGACTCGGGATAAAAAGTGACTATCTTTTATATCTGCGGCTTCTCTGACTTTGTTCCACAGCTAAAATGCACCACGCAAACACGGGGTATTCTATGGTAAAGTAATGAAAGGAAGTGTCACGCAAACACGGGGTATTCTATGGTAAAGTAATGAAAAGTGTCCAAACAGGCGTTCTTGTAAGTAATGAAGGAGTTCACAAACTGACTTTGGTAAAAAATGAGGAAGTGTCCAACATGGATATTATGGTAAGTAATAAAGTTCATGCAACACGGTATTTATGGTACAGTAATTAACAGTGCCATGGGTACAACTGATTGGATATCGGTTTGAAGTTTTTCAGTGCAGCTGAGCCTGTTCAGCATGACTAAGATGGCAGCCTCGTCGTGTGGAGGTAAAACTCACAGCAGGATTCAGTAAGGAAACTGCAGCCTGCACTGGTGTGAAGCCATTTCCCTGATCCAGCCTAAAATCAGTTAAGAAAGCTATGCAGTGCACCCTCTAGTGCGAATTCTGGGCATTGTAATTAGAGCGGTAAAATCTAATTCAGCCTAATCCAGATCTTTTTATCTGAGGTGGCTGAGCTACATTTGGTTTCCTGATGCGATGGAAAACATTAAAGATCTGGAGACTGGATATCAGACTGGACTGACAGCTATTCACAACCAACAGCTGAGTCCTCACAGAACAGTGCTTCAAGTCTTCAGTAACTTTTAAAGGGTCAGGATGATCAAATATGAATCGTATCACCATAATGCAGTCACATAAGACCAAAGAGGAAGATTTCTATCACATTGAGATGAGCAGAGCCTCATTTTCAGGGTCCAGGGCTGTAAGACCCTGGTCCTCACGGCGAATCAGCTGTAATCTCACGGGCTCTCATTCTCCACAGCGGAGACCAGAGAGAGCCTCAACAGCACAGGccagcagggagaggggaaCCCCAGCCTCAGTCCCACCCTCCCCACGGTCTCCAGGGGGGGTCCCGCgaccccagccccgcccacaggcccGGGGAACTTTACTCTGCACCTGGACCACGCCCGAACCAGGTAAGCCCTTCATCAGCTTCTGCAGTGAAGCTCAGCCGTGTCTGCACTGCGGAGGAGGGGTATCATGGGTTATGGCTCTCTCTATTAATCTAACTCTGGGAAAGTTTGGATATACTGGgagctgaccaatcagcagctgCTGACTTAGGTGGTGACCAATCAGCCGCTGCTGATGTTGAAAGGCTTTTTCTAACAGCTCTGACACGAGGACTCTCTACCTGCTGGTGCTTCAGCTGCTTTCCGGTGTGTTCCAGAGCTAAGAGCCCAAGGCCCAGCGCTGCAGCTCAGCCATGTCTGCACTGTGCACAGGgtgcacagagagcacaggcagcacagggagcacaggcagcacagggagcacaggTAAGTGCTTCCCCTAACGCGCTTCAGTAAGCCTGTGCTATGAGTGCCCACTGACACCCTGCTgtgtaaaattcatttttacgCCTTTGAAAGTTGTTTTATTATCACTGATCAGCAGGGATGTGTAGAAGCACACACATGCCAAATTAGACAAATGGGAAATAATGATACATCACACGATAAACATCACacagtttttatctttttaaatgcataactATATATGATCTTTTTCATTGAAAGTGTATGCACAGAATGTCATTTTTTCATGCAGCgcaataaagtgtgtgtgtgtgtgtgtgtgtgtgtgtgtgtgtgtggtggggagaATGCCAGTGCTGAACACATCTGAATAAGAGCAGCTGTGTGGCTGAAGGAACATTGCCCACCGTAGCTTAGAGCTCCTGGCTTTAGTCACTGAATGACAAATCAATACTCGGGGCCTCACACAGTGTCTAATATGATTTCTCCTGACGCAGCATATCACAGTCATATACATCATTtacccccccccgtgcccccgcGCCCCCgtgcgcccccaccccccccccaggctggggAGTGAAAGCTGCTCACCTCTGTTTGCAGCTCCCAGACCGTGTGCTTTATGAATCACAAGCTGCTCTTCACTGCAGTTAATCAGCGAGGGGTTTTGGGTGTCCCTGAAGCTGCCCCTCAGGCGTCCCTCTTCAGACGGCCGTGATTCAGGGCTCCagactccatctctctccctgcatGGCCAGGAGCCGCCATTTTGATTAGAACAGTGGGTTCTGCCGTTGGGCGCCCTCTAGTGGCCCAGTGTCCCTTTGGCTTTCAGCAGATCATGCCCAGGCCAGGTTTATTTGCTGCTGGTCTGGTCTAGGCCCTCTGGCTGTGTCATGAGCTCATCACATCtgacccctcccagcccccccgacccctcccTGAGGGAGATGCCTGTTGTTCTGCATGCCTCTACTCAAAGCTCTCAACCTCTCCAGGCTTCTGTACaaacagaagaacaaaaacattccacaccTGCCACCTGGGCCTCTCTTTATCCAAACACTACTGAGCACCTGGTgtccactcccccccctcctcagggTAGactcttttacattacattagaggcatttagcagacgctcttatccagagcgacttacacaacttttttacatagcattttacattgtatccatttatacagctggatatataatgaagcaatgcaggttaagtaccttgctcaagggtacaacggcagtgtccttacccgggaatcgaacctgcgacctttcggttacaagcccagttccttacccactgtgctacactccgactctaactctaaccctaacccccttcCCACgggtgaaaat
The nucleotide sequence above comes from Anguilla rostrata isolate EN2019 chromosome 7, ASM1855537v3, whole genome shotgun sequence. Encoded proteins:
- the LOC135258664 gene encoding reelin domain-containing protein 1-like, with protein sequence MGLQVMKSSSELLLLCVLTSLSPLLPAWAFSQGAKPSSCVSMGVTPGPPQDPARRRPDTPAPPPDRCMAVRSSRDFMGFLLQARSVRDDRVVGSFVLVPPGSRTLGCVDAGDTVTHSDKLLKRNLSFVWRAPDTPLGDVRFLITVVQSYFVYWARIESDVVHDGTENSIGDEVGGVRALPGLWAEPANQTGAAETRESLNSTGQQGEGNPSLSPTLPTVSRGGPATPAPPTGPGNFTLHLDHARTRVHREHRQHREHRQHREHSPPDPSLREMPVVLHASTQSSQPLQASISVPPGPGDPPRVETPQQSPLTAPGPQTEPAPSSPHLEPSPAPRRSQLDPATPRAQPHGTTPPPTPALGSRVLQKGVVARNLSRGGDAGLAGEGGAGGKGAGPAGGVSHRTALELGVLLGCASGLGMVLAVGLRYLHSQYCLKRTAVSLSERHGNVIHLQDSGELVQIRKIRQDSFVLLQAEYNVMTPPGN